The Candidatus Margulisiibacteriota bacterium sequence TCAATATAATCCGGAACTGATAGGCATAGCCAGCACTTGCCTCAGCGAAACAATTGGCGATGATGTTGCAGGTTACTTAAACGGCTTTGATGAAGTACCCACAGTTAATGTTTCGACCCCAAGTTACCAGGGCGGGCACGAACCTGCCTTCTGGAAAACAGGGGCTAAAGTGCTGGAAAAATTTGCACAAAAAAATACCACTATAGAACAGATCAACTTATTTCCAGGTATGGTATCAACTGAAGATATAAGATACCTCAAAGAGATTTTTTTCGAGATGGGGATCAAGGCCGTACTTTTCCCTGATTATAGCGAACGTCTCGATGGCGAGAGCTGGAGCAGTCATCAAAAACTGCCCAAAGGCGGTACGACTGTAGAGGAAATACGCGGATCAGGAAGCAGTGAGCTTTCGGTGGAATTCTGCACAGTATGGCAGGATACCCCTGGGAATGCACTCTCCAGTGCTTGTGAAGTGACTAATATGAGGATGGCATTACCGATCGGGATCAACCTGACCGATGCTTTTTTCAATACCCTGAAAAGACCGGTACCTGAAAAATACCTTTCGGAAAGAGGCCGGCTGGTCGATGCCTACATGGATAACCATAAATACATATTTGAGAAAAAAGCGATCCTTTACGGCGACCAGGAACTGGTCATTGGGCTTGCCTCATTTCTCAGTGAGATTGGGATTATCCCGGTAGTAGTGGCCAGTGGCAGCAAAAGCGGCAACCTGGAAGAACAGATTAAGAGTGTCATTAGTTTCGGTCAGGATCAGGTAATGGTTAAGGAAGGCATAGATTTTGATCAGCTTACCAGACTTGCAGAACAGTTTAAACCTGACCTGCTGATCGGGAGCAGTAAAGGCTACCATATAGCCAGAGAATTACAGGTCCCGCTAATCAGGGTAGGGTTCCCAATCCATGACCGGATCGGGGGCCAGCGGACCTTGCATCTCGGATACCGCGGCACACAGGCACTCTTTGACCGGATCGTAAATGCGATCTTAGAGAAGAACCAGGAGTTGTCTCCTGTAGGATACAGTTACATGTAAGGATGTGAACTATATGTTAGATATATCAAAACACCCATGTTTCAATGACAGCGCCAGACATAAATTCGCACGTATTCACCTGCCTGTTGCGCCAAAATGCAATATCCAGTGTAATTATTGCAATCGTAAGTATGATTGCCTGAACGAAAGCAGGCCAGGAGTTACCAGTACACTTCTGAGCCCAATTCAGGCCCTGGAATATCTTAATAAAGCCATGATTAAAAACCCGAATATAAAGGTAGTCGGGATAGCTGGCCCGGGTGACCCGTTCGCAACTCCGGATGAGACGTTAGAAACGCTCAGGCTCGTCAGGCAAACCTATCCGGAAATGTTGCTGTGCGTAGCGACCAATGGGCTTAATGTGGCCGGATACGCAGAACAGTTAGCCAATCTCATGGTGTCACATGTTACCATCACGATCAATACTGTCAGCCCTACGATAGGGTCCTTGATCTATAGCTGGGTAAGGAACGGCAACTTAATCTATCGCGGCAAACTTGGCGCAAAGATACTTATCAAAAACCAGCTCAAAGCAATCAAAATTTTATGTGAAAAAGGCATAACCGTTAAGATTAATTCCATAATTGTACCCGGGATTAATGATACTCATATAAAAGATGTAGCCAGGCGGGCTGCACTGGGCGGCGCAACTATCCTTAATGCTATCCCGCTATACCCGACTGAAGATACTGTATTTGAGCCTATTCCCGAACCGGATGAAAAAACAGTAAAAAAAATCAGAAAATCTGCCGGGCGTTTCATCAAACAAATGCACCACTGTACCAGATGCAGGGCAGATGCTGTTGGGATTCTCGGACAGGATGACCAGGAAATACTTTCAATCCTGCATGAGATGAATAACCCGGTGCTCAGTACAAGTAAAAAAAAGCCTTATGTTGCTGTAGCATCGATGGAAGGCCATTTGATCAACCAGCATCTGGGAGAAGCCAGAGAGCTGTGGATCTACGGGAAGATTGATGCAAGTATTAACCTTTTGGAGAAAAGAAAGCTGCCCGGCCTGGGCGGAGGTATGCAGCGCTGGCAGCAAGTGGCAGCAGCTATCAATGACTGTTCTTATCTGCTGGTCAGTGGCATCGGTGCCAATCCCTCAAAAGTGATTGGAGATAGTGGAATAACAGTTATTGAAACCGAAGGGTTTATTAACACTTCCCTGGAATACCTCTTCGGCAATCAGAGCGGCAGGCTCATGCCAAAGATCAAACCGGCAAAATGCGGGGAGAGCTGTGCAGGTAATGGACTTGGCTGTTGCTGACATCGCGTCCGTAAAGACGCCATGGCATGGCGTGTCTACGTATAAAAACATAAAAACGAGGAGAAAAAAATGGAAAAACCGAATACTCATATTTTTGTATGTACCAGTTTCAGGCTTAGTGGGGCACCTCAAGGGATCTGTCACAAGAAAAACGCTGTTCCGCTAACCCAGTACCTGATGCAAGAATTGTCTGACCGGGGAATGGATGATGTGATGGTATCCAGCTGCGGATGTCTGAAAATGTGCGATCATGGCCCGGTAATGGTGGTGTACCCACAGGCCCATTGGTACGGTAATGTGGATGAAGACGCGATCGATGAAATACTCGATTCTATCGAAAAAGGTGAGAAGAACGAAACCTATTCAATATAGTGGTATGCCCTCACCTCAATCCTCTCCCCGAGGTAGAGGAAGAATACGGTAGATAAATCTACTAGGTTTGAGAGGGAGAAAAAGGACTGGAAAAAGCTAAAAATCAAGGACAATATAATGAGCCAACTCAGAATAATTGATACTACACTGCGGGACGGGGAACAAGCACCAGGCGTTGTCTTCAGCTTTGAAGAAAAGGTTAAGATCGCCAAGCTGCTGAGTGATATCGGAGTGCCTGAGCTTGAGATCGGAACCCCTGCTTTGAGCCAGCTTGAACTGGAGGCGATCAAATATATTGTTTCGCTCAAACTCCAAAGCGAATTGCTTTGCTGGAGCCGGGCAGTATTGAATGATGTCAACCTTGCCTATGTGAATGGCTTTACCAGGATACACATATCTTTTCCTGTCTCGGACATATTGTTGTCTTCCATGGGTAAACACCGAAGCTGGATAAAAGATACAGTATCAAAATTGCTCCCTTATGCATGTGACAAGTTTGAGTTTGTCTCGGTTGGCGCACAGGACGCTACCAGAACAGAAATAAGACAGCTTACCAGGTTTATAAATCTAGTCGGCAAATACCCGGTCAAACGGGTCAGGATAGCTGATACCGTAGGGGCACTTAATCCAATCCAGACCTATAACTTGATCAGGACGGTCAAAGAAGCAACAAATAATATGGTGCTGGAGTTTCATGGGCATAATGATCTGGGTATGGCCGCTGCTAATACCATAGCAGCTATAGCCGCCGGAGTGGAAAGTGTCAGTGTCACAGTAAACGGTATAGGAGAACGGGCAGGTAATGCATCGCTCGACGAAGTTATCCTGGCAGCAGGCTTAACGCTGCATAAAGAATCCGGCATCGATATAACCCGTCTTGCAGAAGTAGGCCGGATGGTAAGCAAGGCATCCAGGACTATTGTTCCGGGTAACAAACCTGTCACCGGCGAGAACATTTTTCTTCATGAGTCAGGCATTCACTGGAATAGCTTGTTGAAAGACCGCAACTCATATGAGCTGTATTCATCCGAACTGATTGGTAAAAAACCGGCCCCGCCAGTGATCGGCAAGCATTCAGGTATCAGTTCTCTCAAATATTACTTAGAGCAGAATGGGATCAATATCCCCAAAGATCAAGCTTATCTTCTACTGAAAAAGATCAAGTTTATTTCTTCAGTGCAAAAACGCTCGATATCGGAGAGGGAGTTGCTTACTCTTTATCAGGAGTTAAGGGGATGAAATGGCTCTAAATCCCCGGAAAGAGATTTAAAAATTATGAAACTATATAAAAACCTATTAATTCTATTGCTTTTTATATTAACTATTTCAACCAATTGCTTTGCACTAACGGTCGGTGCGGCAATCAGTCTGCAGAACCCGCTCAAAGAGATAGCCAGGACTTATCCCGGGGAAATCAGCTTTGTCTGGGGCGCGACGGGGGATATTATCAAGCAGATCAATGCCGGTGCCCCCATCGATATGCTAGCTGCCCTCTATGACAAAAAATATAGGGAGCTACAACTCAAACCTGTTTACATTGCTACTAACACCCTGGTTTTAGCCTTGTCCAAAAAAAGTCCGATCAGGATAACTTCTATTGAAGAATTAAACAAAGTCAGCTTATTCTCAGTCGGTAATCCGGCTACCGTTCCTCTGGGAGAGTACGGAGAACAGGTTTTGAAACATTATAAGCTGTATGATAGTCTCAAAAAGAAAATCATTTACTGCACAAATGCAGCACAAGTTATCAGTTACCTGACCAGAGGAGAAGTTGATGGGGCATTTGTATATAAAACAGATTTCGACAAAGTTAAAGATAACCTCATAAAGGTAACTGACATTGACGCTAAAATCCACGCACCCATTATCTACGCTGCCGGGGTAACGAAAGTTGGCGCAGATAACAGAGAAGCAGAAAAATTCCTTCATTATTTAAAAAGCGAAAAAGCAAGGAGTGTCTTCCGGAGATTCGGATTTGGAGCCATCAATGACTGAACTAAGCGAAATACTGGTCCCACTAAAATTATCGCTGATTGCAAGTTTCTCGGCCTCCTTGCTGGCACTGGTTTTTGGGGGCTATATTGCACTTATATTATGTAAAAAATTCCGGGGAAAAGAATTGATAGATATTCTAATCACGCTTCCCATGGTCCTTCCTCCAACAGTTGTCGGCTATTATTTGATAGTCCTACTCGGACGAAATGGGATCGTAGGCAAATACCTCTATCAACTGACAGGGTTTACCTTTATGTTCAATCTTTATGGCTCTATACTGGCAGCATTTATTATCGCACTGCCCATTATGGTCAAGTCAGCCCGCACAGCCTTCGAATCTGTTGATGCTGAATTCATAAATGCCTCATACACACTCGGACACAGCAAACCAGCGACTTTTTTTAAGATCACTCTGCCGTTGGCAAAAAAAGGCATAATTACAGGGTTCGTGCTTTCTTTTGCCAGATGCCTCGGCGAATTCGGCGCATCGCTGATGGTAGCCGGCAATATAGAAGGTAAAACTACAACGACGCCGTTAGCAATATACAATTTTGTAGGAAATGGCGAGTGGGATAAAGCAAACATATTGGTAATTATATACACGGTGTTTGCAGGTTCCTTGCTTTATTTCATGGGGAGAATAAAGTGACCAGGCCCCTAAATACCCTCCTGAAGGGGACTTTAAAATAAGGAAATTATATGGCCCTCATAGTAAAAATTAAAAAACATATAAACAACTTTGACTTGGATGTGGATTTTGAGCTGGATAACGAGTTTATTGTAATCTTCGGTTATTCCGGTGCAGGGAAATCAATCACCCTTAATATGCTTGCCGGATTATTATCGCCTGATAAGGGAATAATAACCTTTAATGGCAAAAATTATTACAATAGTTACAAAAAGATAAATCTTCCGGTACAACAACGAAATATCGGTTATGTGTTCCAGGGCCTTGCTTTGTTTCCGCACATGACAGTTAAGGAAAATATTGAATATGGCCTAAAAAAGAACAGCATTTCAGTCAATGATCTCCTCGACAACTTTAACCTGCACTATCTTTCGAATACTTATCCTATGCAGTTATCCGGCGGAGAAAAACAGCGAACAGCCTTTGCCAGGGCGCTTGCCTCGGAACCCGGATTACTGCTACTTGACGAGCCTTTTTCCAATTTGGACCAGCATTACAAAGACCAGATGCATTCCTTACTGCAAAAAACCAGAAAAACATACAATATTCCGGTTATAATGATAACTCACGATATATTCGAAGCCTGCAAACTGGCAGACAGGATATTGGTATTCTCAAATGGCCGGATAATACAACAGGGCAGTCCCAGCTCAATTTATTACAAGCCGACCTGCGAAGAGATCGCAGAACTTGTCGGTAATCGCGATTATCGATGTCACAACCCATTGGCACAAAAATTGATATCTAATTAAGTAAGAACTCGTCTCTAATAAACGGAGCAACTTATGTTAACAGAAGAAATCCTTATTGTGCCGGCCAAAGAAGAAGATATTCCTGCGATGTCTACGCTGCTTGGCAAACTTTTTACCATTGAAGATGACTTTGAAGTGGATGAGAATAAACAGAAATCCGGGCTTAACCTCATGCTTTCTAATGGTCCAGGCAGGCAGGTGCTTGTTGCAAAGATAGATGGAACGGTTATCGGTATGTGTTCGGCACAGATCAATATTTCTACGTCAGAAGGCGGAATATCAGTGCTTATAGAGGACCTGATCATCAACGAAGATTACCGGAACCACGGCATAGGCAGAAAACTACTTGCTTGTATCAAGGAATGGGCTCTGTCTAAATCAGCTAAACGTATGACCTTATTGTTGGATATTAGAAATTCCAAGGCTTTGAGCTTTTATTCCAGACAGGGCTGGATATTAACTAATATGATATCCATGCATAGCAAACTAAATGCATAAAAAATAACTACTATTTCGTGGAAAATAAATAATAAAAATACAAAAATGCAGTGGTGGATAATATGCCTGAAAATGAAGTAAAAAAATTATCATTACTATTCGATATAAGCCAGGTGCTTAACGTCAGCATGGATATCAAGGAGATCGTAAAACCGGTGCTTTCGATCATGTCTAACAAAATGGGTATGCTTAGAGGTACCCTTACCATTCTGGACAAAGACCGGGGACAGATTTTTATCGAAGATGCTATCGGACTTTCTGATCTGGAACAGAAACGGGGCAGGTACAAGCTGGGTGAGGGGATTACCGGCAAAGTTGTCCAGACCGGCAAAGCGGCTCTGATCCCCAGGATATCAGAGGACCCGTTATTCCTGAACCGTACTGGTGCCAGGAATGCTCCCGGGAAAAAAGATATTTCATTTATTTGCGTGCCGATTAAAAACGGTGATGAAATATTAGGTGCACTGAGCGCTGACCGGTTATATGACAACGGAATAATGCTTGAAGAAGATCTTCATCTTCTCTCGATTATTGCTGCCATGGTAGCCCAGTCAGTCAAGATCAGGCAGGAGGCTTTAAAGAATATGGAACGCTTGCAGGAAGAAAACAGCAGGCTCCTGGAAGAGTTGAAGGATAAGTTCAGACCAGCAAATATGATCGGTAATTCCAAAAAGATTCAAGCTGTATTTGACTTGATCCAGATAGTGGCGAACAGCTCTACCACAATTCATATCAGGGGGGAAAGTGGTGTTGGTAAAGAACTTATTGCTCAT is a genomic window containing:
- a CDS encoding ABC transporter ATP-binding protein, whose amino-acid sequence is MALIVKIKKHINNFDLDVDFELDNEFIVIFGYSGAGKSITLNMLAGLLSPDKGIITFNGKNYYNSYKKINLPVQQRNIGYVFQGLALFPHMTVKENIEYGLKKNSISVNDLLDNFNLHYLSNTYPMQLSGGEKQRTAFARALASEPGLLLLDEPFSNLDQHYKDQMHSLLQKTRKTYNIPVIMITHDIFEACKLADRILVFSNGRIIQQGSPSSIYYKPTCEEIAELVGNRDYRCHNPLAQKLISN
- a CDS encoding (2Fe-2S) ferredoxin domain-containing protein; this encodes MEKPNTHIFVCTSFRLSGAPQGICHKKNAVPLTQYLMQELSDRGMDDVMVSSCGCLKMCDHGPVMVVYPQAHWYGNVDEDAIDEILDSIEKGEKNETYSI
- a CDS encoding nitrogen fixation protein NifB, which encodes MLDISKHPCFNDSARHKFARIHLPVAPKCNIQCNYCNRKYDCLNESRPGVTSTLLSPIQALEYLNKAMIKNPNIKVVGIAGPGDPFATPDETLETLRLVRQTYPEMLLCVATNGLNVAGYAEQLANLMVSHVTITINTVSPTIGSLIYSWVRNGNLIYRGKLGAKILIKNQLKAIKILCEKGITVKINSIIVPGINDTHIKDVARRAALGGATILNAIPLYPTEDTVFEPIPEPDEKTVKKIRKSAGRFIKQMHHCTRCRADAVGILGQDDQEILSILHEMNNPVLSTSKKKPYVAVASMEGHLINQHLGEARELWIYGKIDASINLLEKRKLPGLGGGMQRWQQVAAAINDCSYLLVSGIGANPSKVIGDSGITVIETEGFINTSLEYLFGNQSGRLMPKIKPAKCGESCAGNGLGCC
- a CDS encoding GNAT family N-acetyltransferase, with the translated sequence MLTEEILIVPAKEEDIPAMSTLLGKLFTIEDDFEVDENKQKSGLNLMLSNGPGRQVLVAKIDGTVIGMCSAQINISTSEGGISVLIEDLIINEDYRNHGIGRKLLACIKEWALSKSAKRMTLLLDIRNSKALSFYSRQGWILTNMISMHSKLNA
- a CDS encoding nitrogenase; amino-acid sequence: MEATINSCKLCAPLGASLAYLGMEGTIPLLHGSQGCATYIRRYLISHFREPVDIASSNFSESTAVFGGQSNLLTALANLKRQYNPELIGIASTCLSETIGDDVAGYLNGFDEVPTVNVSTPSYQGGHEPAFWKTGAKVLEKFAQKNTTIEQINLFPGMVSTEDIRYLKEIFFEMGIKAVLFPDYSERLDGESWSSHQKLPKGGTTVEEIRGSGSSELSVEFCTVWQDTPGNALSSACEVTNMRMALPIGINLTDAFFNTLKRPVPEKYLSERGRLVDAYMDNHKYIFEKKAILYGDQELVIGLASFLSEIGIIPVVVASGSKSGNLEEQIKSVISFGQDQVMVKEGIDFDQLTRLAEQFKPDLLIGSSKGYHIARELQVPLIRVGFPIHDRIGGQRTLHLGYRGTQALFDRIVNAILEKNQELSPVGYSYM
- the modA gene encoding molybdate ABC transporter substrate-binding protein, with the protein product MKLYKNLLILLLFILTISTNCFALTVGAAISLQNPLKEIARTYPGEISFVWGATGDIIKQINAGAPIDMLAALYDKKYRELQLKPVYIATNTLVLALSKKSPIRITSIEELNKVSLFSVGNPATVPLGEYGEQVLKHYKLYDSLKKKIIYCTNAAQVISYLTRGEVDGAFVYKTDFDKVKDNLIKVTDIDAKIHAPIIYAAGVTKVGADNREAEKFLHYLKSEKARSVFRRFGFGAIND
- the modB gene encoding molybdate ABC transporter permease subunit produces the protein MTELSEILVPLKLSLIASFSASLLALVFGGYIALILCKKFRGKELIDILITLPMVLPPTVVGYYLIVLLGRNGIVGKYLYQLTGFTFMFNLYGSILAAFIIALPIMVKSARTAFESVDAEFINASYTLGHSKPATFFKITLPLAKKGIITGFVLSFARCLGEFGASLMVAGNIEGKTTTTPLAIYNFVGNGEWDKANILVIIYTVFAGSLLYFMGRIK